The Primulina huaijiensis isolate GDHJ02 chromosome 12, ASM1229523v2, whole genome shotgun sequence genome has a window encoding:
- the LOC140989852 gene encoding pyruvate kinase, cytosolic isozyme, producing MANIDIEGILNDIPSDGRIPKTKIVCTLGPASRSVEMLEKLLRAGMNVARFNFSHGSHEYHQETLDSLKIAMHNTQILCAVMLDTKGPEIRTGFLKDAKPIQLKEGQEITVTTDYSIKGDEKMISMSYQKLPVDLKPGNSILCADGTITLKVLSCDPGSGTVRCRCENTAMLSERKNVNLPGVVVDLPTLTDKDKEDILEWGVPNNIDMIALSFVRKGSDLVNVRKFLGPHAKRIQLMSKIENQEGVINFDEILRESDSYMVARGDLGMEIPVEKIFLAQKMMIYKCNIAGKPVVTATQMLESMIKSPRPTRAEATDVANAVLDGTDCVMLSGESAAGAYPELAVKIMARICLEAESSLDYEAIFKSMIKSTPLPMSPLESLASSAVRTANKARAKLIVVMTRGGTTAKLVAKYRPAVPILSVVVPVLTTDSFDWAVSDETPARQSLVYRGLIPVLAEGSAKATDAESTEVILEGAMKIATKRGLCQPGDAIVALHRIGSSSIIKICLVK from the exons ATGGCGAATATAGATATTGAAGGAATCCTGAATGATATTCCTTCCGATGGCCGGATCCCCAAGACGAAAATTGTGTGTACTTTGGGTCCAGCTTCTAGATCGGTGGAGATGCTGGAGAAGCTTCTCCGGGCAGGTATGAACGTTGCAAGGTTCAACTTTTCGCATGGATCCCACGAGTACCATCAGGAGACTCTGGATTCTCTGAAGATTGCTATGCACAATACTCAGATCCTTTGCGCCGTCATGCTTGACACGAAG GGGCCCGAGATTCGAACAGGTTTCCTAAAGGATGCGAAACCTATTCAACTAAAGGAAGGCCAAGAAATCACAGTAACCACTGATTACAGCATAAAAGGAGATGAAAAAATGATCTCGATGAGTTACCAAAAGTTGCCGGTTGATCTGAAACCTGGAAATTCCATTCTTTGTGCGGATGGTACCATCACACTTAAGGTCTTATCATGTGACCCTGGCAGTGGAACTGTGAGATGCCGTTGTGAGAACACGGCCATGTTAAGTGAGAGGAAAAATGTGAATTTGCCTGGTGTTGTCGTAGACCTTCCAACACTCACGGACAAGGACAAAGAAGATATCCTTGAATGGGGTGTTCCTAATAACATTGACATGATTGCCCTTTCTTTTGTGCGCAAGGGTTCTGATCTTGTCAATGTTCGTAAGTTTCTCGGTCCTCATGCCAAGCGTATTCAGTTAATGTCCAAG aTTGAGAATCAAGAGGGAGTTATCAACTTTGATGAAATCCTTCGTGAGTCCGATTCATACATGGTTGCTCGTGGTGATCTCGGAATGGAAATTCCTGTCGAGAAGATATTCTTGGCCCAAAAAATGATGATATACAAGTGTAATATTGCTGGAAAGCCTGTGGTGACCGCCACTCAGATGCTCGAGTCTATGATCAAGTCTCCAAGGCCTACACGTGCCGAGGCAACTGATGTGGCAAACGCTGTCCTGGATGGCACAGATTGTGTAATGCTAAGTGGAGAAAGTGCTGCTGGAGCCTATCCCGAACTTGCTGTGAAAATCATGGCGCGCATCTGCCTTGAGGCAGAATCTTCTCTCGACTATGAAGCCATCTTCAAATCAATGATCAAGTCGACCCCACTACCCATGAGCCCGTTGGAATCACTCGCTTCCTCTGCGGTTCGAACTGCAAATAAAGCTAGAGCAAAACTCATTGTCGTGATGACACGTGGCGGAACGACTGCCAAACTGGTCGCCAAGTACAGACCTGCAGTCCCAATCTTATCAGTGGTTGTCCCGGTCCTGACTACTGATTCCTTTGATTGGGCTGTTAGTGACGAAACCCCAGCAAGGCAGAGCCTGGTATACCGGGGACTGATTCCAGTTCTTGCTGAAGGATCTGCAAAAGCCACAGATGCTGAATCAACTGAAGTCATATTGGAAGGTGCTATGAAAATTGCCACAAAAAGAGGCCTTTGCCAGCCGGGTGATGCTATTGTTGCGCTTCATCGAATCGGGAGCTCTTctattatcaagatttgcttgGTTAAGTGA